The Gammaproteobacteria bacterium genome includes a region encoding these proteins:
- a CDS encoding nuclear transport factor 2 family protein, which translates to MIKAVSVLSVLMVLSACSAPESDAPAAALPAGSESAGAIIALSKKWQAALNGKDTETLVGFYTSDARVMAPNAELTQGTAAVRDAFGGMIEAGLSGELKTLEARMAGDIGYNIGTYHLKAGNNEVDRGKFIEVWRKVDGQWRISSDIWNSDLPVAPASADVAMFITHDVADAGKWLSAWRGENSRHDQFLANGAASVQLFQDTADANHTGLAIAVSNLQQLQGFIGSPEGTAAAAEDGVDLKSLTVFAPAQ; encoded by the coding sequence ATGATTAAAGCAGTGTCAGTATTGTCGGTTTTGATGGTCTTGAGCGCCTGCAGTGCCCCCGAGTCGGACGCGCCTGCAGCAGCCTTGCCGGCCGGCTCCGAAAGTGCCGGTGCCATCATCGCTTTGTCGAAAAAATGGCAGGCAGCGCTAAACGGTAAAGACACCGAAACTCTGGTCGGCTTTTACACCAGCGACGCGCGCGTGATGGCGCCCAATGCGGAACTCACCCAGGGCACCGCAGCGGTCAGAGACGCCTTTGGCGGGATGATCGAGGCTGGCCTGTCTGGCGAGCTGAAGACGCTTGAGGCACGCATGGCCGGTGATATCGGCTACAACATCGGCACTTACCACCTGAAGGCCGGCAACAATGAAGTTGACCGCGGCAAGTTCATTGAAGTCTGGCGCAAGGTCGATGGCCAGTGGCGGATCAGCAGCGACATCTGGAACAGCGACCTGCCCGTTGCGCCGGCGTCGGCAGACGTGGCCATGTTCATCACTCACGACGTAGCTGATGCTGGCAAATGGCTCAGCGCCTGGCGCGGCGAGAACAGCCGCCACGACCAGTTCCTGGCCAACGGCGCAGCCAGTGTGCAGCTGTTCCAGGACACGGCCGATGCCAACCACACTGGCCTTGCCATTGCTGTATCAAACCTGCAGCAGCTGCAGGGCTTTATCGGCTCGCCAGAGGGAACCGCGGCAGCTGCCGAAGACGGCGTCGACCTCAAATCGCTGACGGTATTCGCCCCGGCCCAATAG
- a CDS encoding thiamine pyrophosphate-binding protein gives MDQHMNGGHHIAQVLRAHDVKFLFTLCGGHISPILKAAKDTGIRVIDVRHEATAVFAADAVARLTGVPGVAAVTAGPGVTNTITAIKNAQMAQSPVVILGGATATALKGRGALQDIDQMALVRPHVKWAATVKTVRDLAPTVQRALDTARSGIPGPVFVECPVDLLYDEATVREWYAASTPRGSGIADRLVRAWLQRHSRRLFAGAGAEPEIALSAIMPPQPSTQKINRAARSLENSQRPVMVIGSQALVDAGQASAVAAAVERIGIPVYLSGMARGLLGAAHVLHRRHQRRKALREADLVILAGVPCDFRLDYGRQVSRRARLISANRSRHDLRQNRRPDISVPGDGGAFIRGLANALPVTSDDRWREWKMKLAERDTEREKEIDVNAAVTGDHINPVALCRTIDAELPDASVIVADGGDFVGTASYIVRPRAPLCWLDPGAFGTLGCGAGFALGAALCKPDHQVWALFGDGSVGYSLAEFDTFVRHALPVIAVVGNDASWAQIAREQVKMLGDDVGTVLARSDYHSVAEALGGKAVLLTQASQTALRLQEAQHHARSGSPVLVNAHLDRTDFREGSLSM, from the coding sequence ATGGACCAACACATGAACGGCGGCCACCACATTGCCCAGGTACTCAGGGCACATGACGTAAAGTTTCTGTTTACCCTCTGTGGCGGGCACATCTCGCCTATACTCAAGGCCGCCAAAGACACCGGTATCCGTGTCATCGACGTACGCCACGAAGCAACCGCCGTATTTGCCGCCGATGCGGTCGCCCGGCTGACCGGCGTACCCGGCGTGGCTGCTGTCACGGCGGGGCCCGGCGTAACCAACACCATCACGGCAATAAAGAACGCCCAGATGGCGCAGTCTCCGGTAGTAATTCTTGGTGGTGCGACCGCCACCGCGCTGAAAGGGCGCGGCGCGCTGCAGGATATCGACCAGATGGCGCTGGTGCGTCCACACGTAAAATGGGCTGCCACTGTCAAAACTGTGCGTGACCTTGCACCTACCGTGCAGCGCGCTTTGGACACGGCCCGCAGCGGCATACCCGGGCCGGTATTCGTCGAGTGTCCGGTCGATCTGCTGTATGACGAAGCAACGGTACGCGAGTGGTATGCGGCAAGTACGCCGCGTGGCTCAGGCATAGCCGACAGGCTGGTGCGCGCGTGGCTGCAGCGGCATTCGCGACGGCTGTTCGCCGGCGCCGGTGCCGAACCCGAAATTGCGCTCAGCGCCATCATGCCGCCACAACCTTCGACTCAGAAAATCAATCGCGCAGCACGTTCGCTGGAAAATTCACAACGCCCGGTGATGGTCATCGGCAGCCAGGCGCTGGTTGACGCCGGTCAGGCGTCCGCTGTAGCGGCAGCGGTCGAGCGCATCGGTATCCCGGTGTACCTGTCAGGCATGGCCCGTGGCCTGCTTGGCGCTGCGCATGTGCTGCATCGCCGGCACCAGCGACGCAAAGCGCTGCGCGAGGCAGACCTGGTAATCCTGGCCGGCGTACCGTGTGATTTTCGCCTCGATTATGGCCGGCAGGTATCGCGCCGGGCGCGGCTTATCTCGGCCAATCGCAGCCGCCATGACCTGCGCCAGAACCGGCGCCCCGATATCAGCGTGCCCGGCGATGGCGGGGCGTTCATTCGCGGGCTCGCCAATGCACTGCCGGTTACCAGCGATGATCGCTGGCGTGAGTGGAAAATGAAGCTGGCCGAACGCGACACCGAACGAGAAAAGGAAATCGATGTCAATGCAGCCGTTACGGGCGACCATATCAATCCGGTTGCGCTTTGCCGCACCATCGATGCCGAGCTGCCGGATGCCAGCGTAATCGTTGCTGACGGCGGTGATTTTGTTGGTACCGCATCGTATATCGTACGACCGCGTGCGCCGCTGTGCTGGCTCGATCCCGGCGCGTTTGGCACGCTGGGCTGCGGCGCCGGCTTCGCGCTCGGTGCAGCATTGTGCAAACCCGATCACCAGGTCTGGGCTTTGTTCGGCGATGGCTCGGTAGGCTACTCATTGGCTGAGTTCGATACGTTTGTGCGTCATGCCCTGCCGGTTATTGCCGTTGTCGGCAATGATGCGAGCTGGGCACAAATTGCGCGCGAACAGGTAAAAATGCTGGGCGACGATGTCGGCACGGTACTGGCGCGAAGCGATTATCACAGCGTTGCGGAGGCACTGGGTGGCAAGGCTGTCCTGTTGACGCAGGCCAGCCAGACGGCTTTGAGACTGCAGGAAGCGCAGCACCACGCCCGCAGCGGTTCGCCGGTGCTGGTCAATGCACATCTGGACCGCACCGACTTCCGCGAGGGCTCCTTATCAATGTAG